A genomic window from Chitinophaga pollutisoli includes:
- the pckA gene encoding phosphoenolpyruvate carboxykinase (ATP) gives MQISSVRDTLKELRELGIENVADVHYQLSPEELITQTLQRNEGCLNSTGALVVSTGEFTGRSPKDKFIVKDELTADTVNWNDFNQPFSADNFEKLYRKITRYFAGKPVWVRDCMACADPAYRLNIRVITESPWSNLFAYNMFLRPSEEELEQLEPDWTVIQAPGLHADPATDGTRQHNFSVVSFSRKMILIGGSAYTGEIKKGVFTILNYLLPHARKVLSMHCSANQGTSGDTAVFFGLSGTGKTTLSADPERKLIGDDEHGWTEDGVFNFEGGCYAKTIDLSAEKEPAIFNAIREGALLENVSFFPGTSEVNYADGHITENTRVSYPLTYIANAKEPAMGGIPRNIFFLTCDAYGVLPPISRLTPGQAMYQFISGYTAKVAGTETGITEPKSTFSACFGAPFLPLHPARYAQMLGEKMRKHDVNVWMINTGWTGGPFGTGNRIKLSYTRAMISAALNGVLDKAAYKSYGQFRLAIPESVPGVPDEILEPRNTWADKDAYDAKSADLAAQFVKNFEKYAAKADPEILDAAPSL, from the coding sequence ATGCAAATCAGCAGTGTAAGGGATACACTCAAGGAATTGCGGGAATTGGGCATAGAGAACGTCGCCGATGTACATTACCAACTTTCCCCGGAGGAGCTGATCACACAGACGTTGCAGCGCAACGAAGGCTGTCTGAACAGCACCGGGGCGTTAGTCGTTAGCACGGGCGAGTTCACAGGCCGTTCCCCGAAGGACAAGTTCATCGTGAAAGACGAGCTGACCGCCGACACCGTCAACTGGAACGACTTTAACCAGCCATTTTCTGCTGACAACTTTGAGAAACTGTACCGCAAGATCACCCGCTATTTCGCTGGCAAGCCCGTATGGGTGCGCGATTGCATGGCCTGCGCCGACCCGGCGTACCGTCTGAATATCCGCGTCATCACGGAATCGCCGTGGAGCAATCTTTTTGCATATAACATGTTCCTGCGCCCTTCGGAAGAAGAGCTGGAGCAGCTGGAACCCGACTGGACGGTGATCCAGGCGCCGGGCCTCCACGCCGATCCGGCTACCGACGGAACGCGGCAGCATAACTTCTCGGTGGTTAGCTTCAGCCGTAAAATGATCCTCATCGGCGGCTCCGCCTATACCGGGGAGATCAAAAAAGGCGTGTTCACCATCCTGAACTATCTATTGCCCCATGCCCGCAAGGTGTTGAGCATGCACTGCTCAGCCAACCAGGGCACGTCGGGGGATACGGCTGTTTTCTTCGGACTGAGCGGCACGGGTAAAACCACGCTCAGCGCTGATCCGGAGCGCAAGCTCATCGGCGACGACGAGCATGGCTGGACGGAAGACGGCGTTTTCAACTTCGAAGGCGGCTGTTATGCCAAAACCATCGACCTGAGCGCGGAAAAGGAACCCGCTATTTTCAACGCCATCCGCGAAGGCGCCCTGCTGGAGAACGTTTCGTTCTTCCCCGGCACCAGCGAGGTGAATTATGCAGACGGACATATCACGGAAAACACCCGCGTGAGCTATCCGCTGACTTACATTGCAAACGCCAAGGAACCCGCTATGGGCGGAATTCCCAGGAATATTTTCTTCCTTACCTGCGACGCTTACGGCGTATTGCCTCCCATTTCGAGGCTGACGCCCGGTCAGGCCATGTACCAGTTCATTTCCGGTTACACGGCGAAAGTGGCAGGCACGGAAACCGGCATTACGGAACCGAAATCCACTTTCAGCGCATGTTTCGGCGCGCCCTTCCTCCCCTTGCACCCTGCCCGTTACGCGCAGATGCTGGGTGAAAAAATGCGCAAGCACGACGTGAATGTATGGATGATCAACACCGGCTGGACCGGCGGGCCTTTCGGCACCGGCAACCGGATCAAACTGTCCTACACCCGCGCCATGATCTCCGCCGCCCTGAACGGGGTGCTGGATAAGGCGGCCTACAAATCCTACGGGCAGTTCAGGCTCGCCATTCCCGAATCCGTTCCCGGCGTGCCCGACGAGATCCTGGAGCCGCGCAACACCTGGGCCGACAAGGATGCGTATGACGCCAAATCCGCCGATCTCGCCGCTCAATTTGTGAAAAACTTTGAAAAATACGCAGCAAAGGCGGATC